Genomic window (Catenulispora sp. MAP5-51):
GCGGCTGATCGTCCGGGAGTGCACTAGCACGCCGTCGTCCGATCCGGTGGTATCGACGCGTCATCACGTAACCACCCTCGGTATGGCTCGTTGGGCAGCGGGATCAACCGCCGTCCCGAACCCACCAGGGGGTAGCCGTGAACCGTCGCCGTCTCGCCATCGGGGTCTCCTCGGTCAGCGGCCTGGCCGTCGTCGCCGTCGGCGCGATGGGCATGTTCGGATCCGGCGGCTCGGCGAACGCCGTCGACCTGCACGCGGCCCCGGTAGCGGCGATCACCGGCGCGGCCGGGGCGACGGTCCAGGCCGGGACGGCGCAGACCGACACCGTGGTCACGGTCGACAACCCGGCGGTCCCCGCGTACGGCTCGACGGCGGCGACCGCCGCGCAGACTCTGACCATGCACGGCTCGGGGCTGTTCGACTTCGGCACGGAGCGCGGCTCGGTCGACCTCACCCTGCCGACCGGTGCCCTGAACGAGGTGATGACACCCGGCACGGTCTGGGTGCGCCGCCCCGCGGCCGCCGCGACCCCGACCGCCGCCGCCGTCCCGGCCTCGGTCTGGAGCCCGACGTCGACCGGCAAGGTCTCCGACGGCAACCTGATCTCCGGCGGCTCCACCGACCCCTCGCTGATCATCGCGATGCTCCGCGGCGTCCAGCCCGGCGTGCAGCAGGTCGGCCAGGACGTGGTCCGGGGCGTTCCGGTGGCGCACTACCAGGGCACGCTGGACCTGGGGCAAGCCGCCGCCGCGCTGAGCGGGCCGGCCTCGGCCCGGGACGCCGAGGCGTCCTACGCCGCGGCCGACAAGCAGGCGCTCACCAACGCGTCCCGCGCGTTCACCACCACCAGCGTGCCCTTCGACGCCTACCTGGACGCGCAGGGGCGCCTGCGCCGCTTCGTCGCCACGTTCGCGTTCGTGGAAGTCGGGCCGACCAAGCCGGTCGCGCACGTCACCTCGGCGACCGAGCTGTTCGGCTTCGGCACCCCGGTCAGCATCACCGTGCCGACCGTCGCGCCGTCGGTCCGGCCGGCCCCGTCGGCGGCACCGAGAACGCCCGGCCGGCGCGCCACCACCCCGTCGGCCCATCCGACTAGCCCCACCCGCTCCCACAAATAGTCCTGTTGGGCCATACCCGCAGGCCCTGGTACCCAATAGGCTCGACTGTCGGGGACCATGGGGTCGTGAGGACGGGCGGTGATTCAGCCATGACGCTCTACCAGCAGGATTCTGGTTCGGCGTACGGCCGCTACGGTGCGCTGCCCTCGGTGTACGACAACTCGGCGCTCGACGAGATCCGGCTGTACGGCGACCTGTTGCAGGTCGTGGCCGAGCATCCGGCCAGCGAGAAGCGGCTGGACTGGGCGGTCATCGACCGGGCGCTCGGGCTGATGCCGGCGGACCCGAAGCGGGACCGGAACTAGCTTCGCGGGGCCGGCGGTTCAGCTTCCGGCCCGTGATTCGGCCGCGGCCCGCAGCCGCTCCAGGGCCTGTTCGATCGACCGGGCGTTGCTCGCTTTCGTCGTCCGCCTCGAGGGGCTCCAGCCGGTAGCTCCAGGTGGCGCATGAAGTGCCGCCAGCCGATCCGCCGCTCTTCTTCGAACTCGACCACTGTGTTGCGGATCCGGTACGGCGCGCAGGCCCGCATCCGCATCCGCATCCGCATCCCGAACTTCGATCAGCACGTGCTGGCGGGGGTCGGCGAGGATGGCGAAAATCACATCGGCGGGCGCGAAGATCGTCATAGAACGGGACACAGGCTCGGCCACGGCGGCAACGGTAGTGGCTCGGTTGTGCGCTCGGTAGGTTGAGCACCTAGCATCCTTACGGCGAACAAGCCAGAACAAACAGCCGCTGCCCGGATTAACGGCAACTGAAGACCCGGAGACTTCCAGTGAAACTGCGTCTGACCCCCAGGGAGACCAGCTTCTACGACCTGTTCGCCGAGCAGGCTGACCACCTCGTCGTCGGAGCCGGCATCCTCACCGAACTGCTGGGGGCCGCCGGGCCCGGGGCCGGGGCCGAGCGGGCCAAGATCGCCGAGCGCATGCGGGCCGCCGAGCACGCCGCCGACGACACGACGCACAAGATCTACAACACCCTGAACTCCTCGTTCATCACCCCGTTCGACCGCGAGGACATCTACGCGCTGGCCTCCAGCCTCGACGACGTCATGGACGAGATGGAAGAGGCCGTCGACCTGGTCAACCTCTACGGCATCCAGACGCTGCCGTCCGGGGTCGCCGATATGGTGGACACGCTGGTGCGGGCCGCGGAGCTGACCGCCGAGGCGATGCGCAAGCTGCGCGGGATGAAGGACCTGTCGGGCTACTGGATCGAGGTCAACCGGCTGGAGAACGCCGGCGACCAGTCCTACCGCAAGCTGCTGGCGCACTTGTTCTCCGGGGAGTACGACGCGCTGACCGTGATGAAGCTCAAGGAGGTCGTGGACTCGCTGGAGGCGGCCGCCGACGCCTTCGAGCACGTGGCCAACACGGTCGAGTCCATCGTGGTCAAGGAGTCCTGAGGCGTGCACTGGCTCGGCCTGATCACGGTGGTGGCCGTCGCCCTGGGGTTCAGTTACACCAACGGCTTCCACGACTCGGCGAACGCCATCGCCACCTCGGTGTCCACCCGCGCGCTCACGCCGCGGGCCGCGCTGCTGATGGCCGCGGTGATGAACCTGCTCGGCTCCTACATCGGGCTCCGGCTCGGCGGCGGCGTGGCCTCGACGATCACCAAGGGCATCATCAAGGTCCCCGGCGGGGACGCGGGCCTGTGGATCGTGTTCTCGCTGCTGGTCGGCGCGATCGTGTGGAACGTGCTGACCTGGTCCTTGGGGCTGCCCTCGTCGTCCTCGCACGCGCTGATCGGCGGCATGATCGGCGCGGGTCTGGCGGCCGGCGCCACGGTGGAGTGGAAGGGCGTCTGGGAGAAGGTCATCCTGCCCATGGTGACGTCCCCGCTCGTGGGCTTCGTGCTGGCGTTCTTCCTGATGGTCGGGATCCTGTGGGCGTTCCGCAAGGCGCACCCGGGCCGGGTCACCCGGGGCTTCCGCATCTCGCAGACCATCTCGGCCGCGGCGATGGCGCTGGGCCACGGCATCCAGGACGCGCAGAAGACCATCGGCGTGATCATGCTGGCGCTGATCGCCGGCGGCCACGCCACCAGCAAGTCGGCCGTGCCGAACTGGGTGCTGCTGTCCAGCGCGTGCGCGATCTCGCTGGGCACCTACGCCGGCGGCTGGCGCATCATGCGGACCCTGGGTCGGAAGATCATCGAGCTGGACCCGCCGCGTGGTTTCGCCGCCGAGACCGTCGCCTCGGGAGTGCTCTACTTCACCGCGTTCGTGTGGAACGCGCCGGTGTCGACCACGCAGATCATCACCGGGTCGATCATGGGTGTCGGCGCGACGAAGCGGAAGACCGCGGTGCGCTGGGGCGTGGCGCGGAACATCCTCGGGGCGTGGCTGTTCACGCTGCCGTGCGCGGGGGCTTGCGCGGCCCTCGTGTGGTGGATCACGAACGCGATCTTCGGATAGCGCGATCCGCTCGGGCGCGGTCCGGTTCGGTTAGCTCCGGTTCGGTCCGGCTCGGACCGCTACCCGGGCTGCGCGGCCAGCAGCGTCTCGATCCGCCGGGCCAGCTCCAGGTCGAGCTCGGTGACGCCGCCCGCGGAGTGCGTCGAGAGCCGGAACCGCAGGGTCTTCCACCGGATGTCGATGTCGGGGTGGTGGTTCATCTCCTCGGCGATGACCGCCACCTTGTCGACCACGGTGATGGCCGCGGGGAAGTCCGCGGCGGTGAACACGCGCGAGAGATGCTCCGCGCCGCCCGTCCACTCGGGATGGTCGGCCAGCAGCGGGGAGATGTCCTCTTGCCTGAGAAGGCGCATGTACCCATTGTCGACCCGATGCCAAGAGGGGGCCAACGGCCGGTTACGGAACGTAGCCGGCGGTGCCCCCTAGACTCCCTGGAATGACCACCCAGACCCCCGTCATCGTCGTCGGCGCGGCCATCGTCCGGGACCAGACCGTGCTGTGTGCCCGCCGGTCGGCACCGGCGCGTCTGGCCGGGAAGTGGGAGTTCCCCGGCGGCAAGGTCGAGCCCGGAGAGGACGACGCCGAGGCAGTCGTCCGGGAGTGCCGCGAGGAACTCGGCGTGGCGGTGACGGTCGGGGCACAGGTGGGTGCGGACGCGCGGATCGACGAGCGCTTCACCCTGCGCGTCTTCCTGGCGCGCCTGGAGCCCGGGCAGCCCGAGCCGTCGCCACTTCAGGACCATGACTGTTTGGCGTGGGTCCCGCGCGGGGAGTTGCTTGGTCTGGACTGGCTGACGCCCGACGTGCCGATCGTCGAAGAGTTGGGGCGTACGGCCTGGTGAAACCTGCGGGACCCGGTGACTGCTCTCATAGTGTGAAAGTCAGATCAATTGCTTGAGGGTGCGGCATTCCGGGAAGGATCACGGAAGACCCGGATCCGCAACACGGGGTTCCCGACCGCACAGATTCTCTGACAGCACAGAATCGAAGTCCGCCCTATGCCCGACTCGCCAGAGCAGCAGCCCCACAGGGAGCGGCAGGACAATCCCGGCTGGCGCGGCCGGGGATGGGCCATGACGACCTCCGTCTTCGGCCAGGGATCCGAGGGCGACGCGCAGCGTCAGCTCGGGCGGATGGCCGGAGTGATCGAGCGGGTACGCTCGGCGACCTTCATGCTGGACGGCGACGGTATCATCCGCGAGTTCCGGCTCAACGCCGAGGAACTGCTGGGATGGCAGCGTACGGAGATGATCGGCAAGCCGTTCCACGCGATGTTCCGGTCGGCCGATCGCGAGGCGGCAGACCGGATGGTCGCGGCGGTGCGGTCCGGCGACGACGCGCGCGGTGAGCTGGACGCGGTCACCCCGAACGGCGCGAGCGTGCATGTCGACGCGCATCTCATGGGTCTGCGGGACGGCGAGGGCCACGTCGTGGTGTTCGGCTACGCCAACTCCGCCGAGGACCTGATCCGGTTCACCCGGGACCGGGCGGTGCTGGACTCGCTGTTCGAGCAGTTCCCGGTCGGGATCGTGGTCTACGACGAGCAGGGACGCTACGTCCGGCTGAACCGCGCGCTGGAGCGTATCAACGGCCTGCCGGTCTCCGAGCACATCGGCAAGCGGGTCCGCGAGGTGCTGCCGGGCCTGGACCCGCGCCTGGAGGAGATCCCCGACGAGGTGCTGCGCACCGGCATCCCGGTGGTCGACGAGCAGTACGGCGGGTTCACCCCGGCCTCCGACGAGGAGCGGGTCTGGTCGGTCAGCTACAACCGGCTGCACGGCCCGGACGGCGAGGTCATCGGGCTGTCCGGATTGATACTGGACGTCACCGACCGGCACCGCGCCGCGGCCGCCGCGGCCGGCGCCCGCCGGCGGCTGGCGCTGGTGAACAAGGCCGGCTCGCGGATGGGTACCGCGCTGGACGTCGAGCGCACGGCCCGGGAACTGGCCGACGTCGCGGTGCCGGACTTCGCCGACGCCATCGTCATCGAGATCAAGGAAGAGGTCTTCGACGAGCGGATCGGCCCGGTCGGGCCGGTGTGGCTGGCCCCGGTGCGCCGCCGCCGGGTGCTGGTGCACCAGGGCTTCGGCGCCGTCCCGGATCCGGTGCGGGCCGAGGGGTTCAGCGCCTGGAGCACCGACTCCGACATCAGCGACCGCATGCTCGACGGCGCCGCCTGGCACTCCTCGGCCGGGATCAGCGCGGTCGCCAAGGAGCCGATCCGCTCGGTCGACGGCACGCTGCTGTGGCAGCCCACCGGCGGCGACTCGATCCTGGTGCCGCTGTGGGCCCGCGAGGCGCTGCTGGGCGTGGTGCACTTCCACCGGCACCCGGAGAGCCCGCCGTTCGAACCGGAGGACATCGAGGTCGCCGAGGAGATCACCACCCGGGCCGCGGTGTCGATGGACAACGGCCGGCTGTACTTCCGCGAGCGCAGCACCGCGCTGATGCTGCAGCGCGCCCTGCTGCCGCAACGGATTCCGAGCCTGCCCGGCGTGCAGGTGGCGTACCGGTATCTGCCCGGCTCGGTCGGCGCGGAGGTCGGCGGCGACTGGTTCGACGTGATCCAGCTGTCCGGCGCGCGGGTGGCGCTGGTGGTCGGGGACGTCATGGGCGTCGGGGTGCGGGCGGCCGGCATCATGGGCCAGTTCCGGACCGCGGCCCGGACCCTGGCCGGCCTGGACCTGTCGCCGGCGCAGGTGCTGCACCAGCTGGACGAACTCGGCGCCTCGCTGTCGGAGAACCACCTGGCGACGTGCATCTACGCGGTCTACGACCCGGCGACCGGCAAGCTCGCGGTCTCCCGCGCCGGCCATCCGCCGCCGCTGCTGCTGGCGCCGGACGGCACGGTCGGCGGCCTGGACGTGCCGCCCTCGCCGCCGCTGGGCGTCGGCGGAGGCGCGTACCGCAGCTGGGTGTTCGAGACGAAGGAGTTCGACATCCCCGACCGCTCCCGCGTGGCTTTCTACACGGACGGGATGGTCGAGGACAAGGGACGCGACATCGATGAGGGGATCGGGGTGATGGCTGCGTTGCTGGCGAACTGCCCTCCCGACTCGTTGGAAGAGTGCTGCGACGCGGTGACGGACGTCCTCGGCATAACCGGCGACACCTCCGACGACGCGACACTGCTCCTGGCGCAGGTCCAGTCCATCCCGCAGAACCGCAAGGCGCACTGGCAGCTGGACGCGCACCCCTCCGCGGTCTCCGACGCCCGCCGCAAGGTCCGCACCAAGCTCAAGGACTGGAACATGGCCAGCCTGTCGGACACGGCGGAGCTGCTGGTGAGCGAGCTGGTGACGAACGCACAGCGTTACGGGCGCTCGCCGGTGTCCTTGGACATGCTGAAGACGGACCGGCTGCTGGTGGAGGTCGGGGACGCGCTGGACGTGGTGCCGCAGGTGCGGCGCGCGCAGGAGACGGACGAGGGCGGGCGCGGGCTACAGCTGGTGAACCAGCTGGCCACGCGCTGGGGGACGCGGACGGCGGGCGACGGGAAGATCGTGTGGTTCGAGTTGGCGATGGGGGACAACGAGTTGGGAAGGCCATAGCGGGGGCGCGCCTGGCGAGCGAAGAGGGCCGCTGGGCGGAGAGCGCGTGTGCGGGGAGATGCGGGCAGATGGGTGGGGGAGTGGTGGATTCCTTTGCGCGGCCAGGCTTTTCGCCCTGCTGAGTAGCGGAAAACGGCGATCAGGGGTCCCTGGGATACTCCAGTCCCATGACTGGTTCGGTCGTCCACGCGCTGCTTTCCTTCGCCCTCGTCGCGGGGCTCATCACGATCATCCCGGGCCTGGACACCGCCGTGGTGCTGCGCTCGGCGCTGGTGCTGGGGCGGCGGCAGGCGTTCGCGGCCGCGTTCGGGATCAATGTCGGCGCGCTGGTGTGGGGTGCCGCGGCGGCGACCGGGGTGTCGGTGCTGCTGACCGCCTCGCACGAGGCGTACACCGCGCTGCGGGTCGTCGGGGCGGTGTACCTGCTGTGGATGGGGGTCGGGATGCTGCGGGCCGCGCGGCGGGGCGAGCTGCACGAGGCGGTGGAGCGGGCGCCGGATGCCGGGCTGGCGCGCGCGTTCTTGCGGGGTGCCGGGACCAATCTGCTGAATCCGAAGGTCGGGGCGTTCTACATCGCGATCTTCCCGCAGTTCATGCCGGCGCACGTGTCGCATCTGGCCATGGGGCTGATGCTGGCCGGTGCGCACGATGTCGAGGCCATGGTGTGGTTCACCGTGCTGATCCTGGGTGCGCACCGGGCGCGCGGGTGGTTCGCGAAGCGGCGGGTCAAGCGGGCCATGGACGCGGTGACCGGGACGGTGTTGGTCGGGTTCGGTGTGGAGTTGGCGCTGCGGGGGTGAGGTGAGGCCGATCGGGTGGTGCTACTGCTGCTTGCTGCGCTGCGGCGCCGTCGCCAGCTCGATCCCGAACCGCTCGCGCAACAGCCGCAGCAGTTCCTCGTCCGAGGCGACCTCCTCGACCCGCCGGCCCGCGTCGTCGGTCGTGATCAGCTGGTCGCCGGTCAGCGTCACCCGGCCGTCGTCGGTGAGCCGCGAGCAGATCACGTTCTGTGTGAAGTGCGACTCCGGCGACGTGCACTGCCACCAGCACGCCTGTGTGAAGTCCGCCAGCGCCAACGGCTTGGGGTCCAGGCGGTACGAGGCCTCGCCGTCGTGCAGGACGGTGAACTCGGCGTCGTCGTTCTCCGCGATGCGGAACAGGCCGCCGGGGTCCTTCTGGTCGGCGCGGTCGTCGAAGCGGAGCGGGAACTCGGTGTGGCGGCCGAAGCCGACGTCCGCCAGCCAGGCGTCGCCGGCGCGGTCGACGACCCGCAGCGCCAGGTGGTCCAGCGGCGGGCTGTAGCCGCGCGCGGTGCTGAAGGTGCGGGCCGACAGGCGGTGCACGCGGTACCCGAGTGCCTCCAGGAGCAGGGCGAACAGGCCGTTCAGCTCGTAGCAGAAGCCGCCCCGGCGGTGCCCGACGATCTTCTCGTACAGCGCCGTGCCGTCCAGCGGGACCGGTTCGCCCAGGTGGATGCTCAGGTTCTCGAACGGGACGGTGTGCAGGTGCGCGCTGTGCAGGCGGCGCAGGGTATGGGCGTCCGCCGGCGGCTCGGCGCTGCCGGCATCGATGCCGATGCGGTCGAGGTAGGCGGCGACCTGCTCGTGGTTCAGGGCGTGCGTGGGAGCCATGGATCCTTTATCGCAGATCTTGCCGGGAAGCGCCTGGGGCCGCGGTCCTAAGACCGCGGCCCCAGCTCGATATCCGCCTCAGGCGTCGGACGAGGTCCGCCGCCGGATCTTGTTACCCAGCCACACCAGCGGGTCGTACTTCTTGTCGACCACGCGCTCCTTCAGCGGGATGAGCGCGTTGTCGGTGATGTGGATGTGCTCCGGGCACACCTCGGTGCAGCACTTCGTGATGTTGCAGAAGCCGAGGCCGTGCTCCTCCTGGGCCGCCTTCTTGCGGTCGGCGGTGTCCAGGGGGTGCATGTCGAGCTCCGCGACGCGCATCAGGTAGCGCGGGCCGGCGAAGTTCTCCTTGTTCTCCTCGTGATCGCGCACCGCGTGGCAGGTGTTCTGGCACAGGAAGCACTCGATGCACTTGCGGAACTCCTGCGAGCGCTCCACGTCGATCTGCTGCATGCGGTACTCGCCGGGCTTCAGGTCCTTGGGCGGGGTGAAGGACTTCACCTCGCGGGCCTTGGTGTAGTTGAAGCCGACGTCCGTCACCAGGTCCTTGATCACCGGGAAGGTGCGCAGCGGGGTGACGGTGACGGTCTCGTCCTGCTCGAAGGTCGACATGCGGGTCATGCACATCAGCCGGGGCTTGCCGTTGATCTCCGCCGAACAGGAGCCGCACTTGCCGGCCTTGCAGTTCCAGCGGCACGCCATGTCCGGGGCCTGCGTGGCCTGCAGGCGGTGGATGATGTCGAGGACGACCTCGCCCTCGTTGATCTCGACCTCGAAGTCCTTCAGGTCTCCGCCGGACGCGTCGCCGCGCCAGACCTTGAACTTGCCGACATAGCCCTTGCTGGATGTCGCGCCCATGCTCACTTCTCCTCGGCGGCGGTGTCGGACTTGGCGTCGTCGACCTGGGCCTGGGCCTCGGCGGCGGCGGTCTGCTGGCCGGGGATCGAGGCGGCCTCGGTCTTGGCGTCGGTGTCGGTGTCGGGTTTGGCCTCGGTCTCGGCGTCGGCGTCGGCCACGGTCTCGGTGTCGGGCTTGGCGTCGGCCACAGCCTCGGTCTCGGGCTTGGCGTCGGCCACAGCCTCGGTCTCGGGCTTGGCGTCCTGCGCGGTCTTGGTCTCCGGCTCGGCCGCGACCGCGGCCTCCGGTCCGGCGCCGACCTGGCCCTGGTTCCCGAGAACCGCCAGCTCCTCGTCCGTGAAGTACTTCTTCAGCTCCGAGATCTCGAACAGCCCCAGCAGGTCCGGACGGATCGTCGGGATCGGCTGGTGCTTGAGGTCCACGCCGGAGCCGTCCTCCTTCAGCGTGCAGATCAGGTTGACCTGCCGCCACGTCGAGGACATCGCCGGGAAGTCGTCGCGGGTGTGCCCGCCGCGGGACTCCTCGCGCTCCAGCGCCGCCTTGGCCACGCACTCGCTGACGATCAGCATGTTGCGCAGGTCCAGCGCGACGTGCCAGCCGGGGTTGAAGCGGCGCCCGCCGATCGAGCCGACCTTCTTGTGCCGGGGCTTGAAGTCCTCCAGCTTGGTCAGCGCCTCGCTCACCTCGCCCGGCTTGCGGATGATGCCGACCAGGGTGTTCATCGTGACCTGCAGGTCGTGGTGCAGCGTGTACGGGTTCTCGCCGTCGGCGTTGACCAGCGGGGCCAGCGCCTCCTCGACGGCGGCGTCCACGTCGGCCGCGGCCACCGCCGGCGCACCGGCCGATCCCAGCCCGTCGACGTACTCCGCGGCGTGCAGGCCCGCGCGGCGGCCGAAGACCAGCAGGTCGGACAGCGAGTTGCCGCCGAGCCGGTTGGAGCCGTGCATGCCGCCGGAGCACTCGCCGGCCGCATACAGGCCGGGGACGTTCGTACCCTGGGTGTCCGGGTCGACCTCGATGCCGCCCATGACGTAGTGGCAGGTCGGGCCGACCTCCATCGGCTGCGCCGTGATGTCGACGTCGGCCAGTTCCTTGAACTGGTGGTACATCGACGGCAGCCGGCGGCGGATCTCCTCGGCCGGCAGGCGCGTGGAGACGTCCAGGTACACGCCGCCGTTCGGGGTGCCGCGCCCGGCCTTCACCTCGGAGTTGATCGAGCGGGCCACCTCGTCGCGGGGCAGCAGCTCGGGGGGACGCCGGTTGTTCTCCTGGTCGTCGTACCAGCGGTCGGCCTCTTCCTCGGTCTCCGCGTACTGCTTGCGGAACACGTCCGGCACGTAGTCGAACATGAACCGCTTGCCCTCGCTGTTGCGGAGCACGCCGCCGTCGCCGCGGACCGACTCGGTGACCAGGATGCCCTTCACCGAGGGCGGCCAGACCATGCCGGTCGGGTGGAACTGCACGAACTCCATGTTCACCAGCGCCGCGCCGGCGAGCAGGGCCAGCGCGTGGCCGTCGCCGGTGTACTCCCAGCTGTTGCTGGTGACGGTGTAGCTGCGGCCGATGCCGCCGGTGGCCATGATGACCGCCGGGGCTTCGAAGAGCACGAACTGCCCGGTCTCGCGGTAGTAGCCGATCGCGCCGGCGATCCGGCCCTGCTCGTCCTTGAGCAGCCGGACGATCGTGGTCTCGGCGAAGACGCGCAGGCTGCCCTCGTACTCGCCGGTGGCCTCCTTGTCCTCCTGCTGCAGGGCGACGACGCGCTGCTGCAGGGTGCGGATCAGCTCCAGGCCGGTGCGGTCGCCGACGTGCGCCAGCCGCGGGTACTCGTGCCCGCCGAAGTTGCGCTGGCTGATCTTGCCGTCCTTGGTGCGGTCGAACAGCGCGCCCCAGGCCTCCAGCTCCCAGATGCGCTCCGGCGCCTCCTTGGCGTGCAGCTCGGCCATCCGGAAGTGGTTCAGGAACTTGCCGCCGCGCATCGTGTCGCGGAAGTGGACCTGCCAGTTGTCCTTCGGGTTCACGTTCCCCATGGCCGCGGCGGCGCCGCCCTCGGCCATCACGGTGTGCGCCTTGCCGAACAGCGACTTGCTGATGATCGCCACTCGCTTGCCCGCGTGCCTGGCCTCGATCGCGGCCCGCAGTCCGGCGCCGCCGGCCCCGATCACCACCACGTCGTAGGAGTGGCGCTCGATGTTCTCTGCGTTCTCGGTGTTGTCAGTCATGATTGCGCACTGATCCTTTAGAAGAACGTCGGGTTGCTGAACGTGCCGTTGGCCACCAGGGCGACATAAGCGTCCGTCAGCGCAACGCCGAACAGCGAAATCCACGCGAAGAGCATGTGCCTGTGGTTCAGCTTCGACGCCAGCGTCCACCCCTTGTAGCGCAGGGGGTGCTTGGAGAAGTGCTTGAGCTTGCCGCCCATGATGTGGCGGCAGGAGTGGCACGACGCCGAGTACAGCCACAGCATGCTGGCGTTGGCCAGCAGCACCAGCGTGCCCAGGCTCATGTGGCCCCAGGCGCCGTCGGCGTTGCGGAAGGCCAGGATCGCGTCCCAGGTGAGGATGACGTTGAAGAGCAGGCCCGCGTAGAAGAAGTAGCGGTGCGCGTTGTTCAGGATCAGCGGGAAGCGGCGCTCACCGGTGTACTTGCCGTGCGGCTCGGCGACCGCGCAGGCCGGCGGCGACTGCCAGAAGGCCCGGTAGTAGGCCTTGCGGTAGTAGTAGCAGGTCATCCGGAATCCCAGCGGGAAGATCAGGATGAGCAGCGCCGGCGAGAGCTTCCACCACGTGCCGATGAACGTGAAGCCGCCCAGGGGCGAGTCCGGCACGCAGTTCGTGGAGATGCACGGGCTGTAGAACGGCGAGATGAGGCCGTCCGAGTAGTAGTCGGCGTTCTGGAACGCGCGGAACGTCGCGTAGAAGATGAAGGCGACTAGCACGAGCATCGTCAGGAGCGGACTGAGCCACCACCTGTCTGTGCGCAGCGTCTTCTGTTCGATCTGTGCGCGCGCCGGGCTCAGCGGGGCAGGTGCCTCGGGGCCGGGCGCGATGGTGTCAGTCGCCATCGACTTGTGTCTCCCAGACGGGCAATGTTCTTACACTGATGTCTTGCACTTAGACGGTCTTGCTTCGGATCGGCAGGGCTCTGAGGAGCTGCGCGAACTCTAATGGACATCGCGTCAGATTCCATAGAACGCGTCACTCGGAGTAGTGGAAACGTGATCTACGTCACATCCTACCGAGCGCTGATCAGGGCCCGGACGGCGGGGGGACCGACAAGGGTTTGGCATCATGCTCCTCGGCACGACGCTCAACGCGCCGACGGTGCGACGGGGAAACGGGAAACGGCGCGCGCGAAGCGGCCGTGATCAAGGAGTGGTCGCGATGGTCGGAGCGTCCGGGGCGCCCGGATCGGTGATGGGGCCGTTGATCGAGGGGGACCCGCGCCGGGTCGGCCCCTACACGACGATCGGCCGGCTCGGGGTCGGAGAGCTCGGCCCGCTGTACGGCGCGCGCGCCGCCGACGGCCGGGCCGTCGCGGTCCGGACGCTGCGCCCGGATCTGCTGGCCGA
Coding sequences:
- a CDS encoding fumarate reductase/succinate dehydrogenase flavoprotein subunit yields the protein MTDNTENAENIERHSYDVVVIGAGGAGLRAAIEARHAGKRVAIISKSLFGKAHTVMAEGGAAAAMGNVNPKDNWQVHFRDTMRGGKFLNHFRMAELHAKEAPERIWELEAWGALFDRTKDGKISQRNFGGHEYPRLAHVGDRTGLELIRTLQQRVVALQQEDKEATGEYEGSLRVFAETTIVRLLKDEQGRIAGAIGYYRETGQFVLFEAPAVIMATGGIGRSYTVTSNSWEYTGDGHALALLAGAALVNMEFVQFHPTGMVWPPSVKGILVTESVRGDGGVLRNSEGKRFMFDYVPDVFRKQYAETEEEADRWYDDQENNRRPPELLPRDEVARSINSEVKAGRGTPNGGVYLDVSTRLPAEEIRRRLPSMYHQFKELADVDITAQPMEVGPTCHYVMGGIEVDPDTQGTNVPGLYAAGECSGGMHGSNRLGGNSLSDLLVFGRRAGLHAAEYVDGLGSAGAPAVAAADVDAAVEEALAPLVNADGENPYTLHHDLQVTMNTLVGIIRKPGEVSEALTKLEDFKPRHKKVGSIGGRRFNPGWHVALDLRNMLIVSECVAKAALEREESRGGHTRDDFPAMSSTWRQVNLICTLKEDGSGVDLKHQPIPTIRPDLLGLFEISELKKYFTDEELAVLGNQGQVGAGPEAAVAAEPETKTAQDAKPETEAVADAKPETEAVADAKPDTETVADADAETEAKPDTDTDAKTEAASIPGQQTAAAEAQAQVDDAKSDTAAEEK